A region from the Canis lupus dingo isolate Sandy chromosome 9, ASM325472v2, whole genome shotgun sequence genome encodes:
- the RDM1 gene encoding RAD52 motif-containing protein 1: MTVRWDPGSSPFGLYPKNSLEEKKEALGLWRGGAAGGEVELETRAEWGARAGGAGRGSPHSRRAGPAPGPASLEEARGHLASSDARVAESVSFAVPTERDKTLLVWELSPDPRPQRSLVTAFSQFGLLYSVGVFPNAAVARPGFCAIIKFYSARDAHRAQRACHEKHLFQNSPLKVHLGTKHKAVQHQALALNSSQCQELANYYFGFNGWSKRIIKLQDLSDLEERENEDTTEPLQKQSLQFFCALEVVLPSYECKSLGVGLVQEPLDKLQEGPLSFLMKRKTTQKLPIKKAMSDAFQKLLVAVLESGKIAVEYRQCEEITDARTQEELHDLIQAPAPPTEFGAIADSVKQYSQGEEECVSDLSFEEDKFDPPEVD, from the exons ATGACCGTACGCTGGGATCCTGGAAGCTCACCCTTTGGACTCTACCCTAAAAATTCACTCGAAGAGAAGAAGGAAGCTCTAGGACTCTGGCGCGGTGGGGCTGCGGGAGGGGAAGTAGAGTTAGAGACCCGCGCAGAGTGGGGGGccagggcgggcggggcggggcggggctctccCCACTCCCGCCgagccggccccgcccccggccccgcctctcTTGAAGAAGCGCGGGGGCACCTTGCGAGCAGTGACGCGAGGGTGGCGGAGTCGGTGTCTTTTGCGGTTCCCACCGAGAGGGATAAAACCTTGCTGGTGTGGGAGCTAAGTCCGGACCCTCG CCCGCAGCGCTCTCTGGTCACAGCATTCTCCCAGTTCGGCCTCCTGTATTCGGTAGGAGTCTTCCCAAACGCGGCAGTGGCCCGCCCTGGTTTCTGTGCCATCATCAAGTTTTATTCAGCAAGGGATGCTCACAGAGCACAAAGGGCATGTCACGAGAAGCATCTGTTTCAGAATTCTCCACTGAAG GTTCATCTTGGGACCAAACATAAAGCAGTTCAACATCAGGCCCTTGCCCTAAACAGCTCCCAATGCCAAGAATTGgcaaattattattttggtttcaaTGGATGGTCAAAAAGGATCATCAAG CTTCAGGATCTTTCTGACcttgaagaaagggaaaatgaagatACCACGGAACCCCTTCAGAAGCAGAGCCTGCAATTCTTCTGTGCTTTAGAGGTGGTGTTGCCATCCTATGAGTGCAAGAGTCTTGGAGTTGGCTTGGTCCAGGAGCCTTTGGATAAGCTGCAGGAAG ggcctttatcatttctgatgaaaaggaaaacaacccAGAAGCTTCCTATAAAGAAGGCCATGTCTGATGCATTCCAAAAACTGTTGGTTGCAGTTTTAG AAAGTGGTAAAATAGCTGTGGAATACAGACAGTGTGAAGAGATTACAGATGCCAGAACCCAAGAGGAGCTACATGATTTAATTCAAGCACCTG CCCCTCCCACAGAGTTTGGAGCCATCGCTGATTCAGTG AAGCAGTAcagccagggggaggaggaatgTGTCTCGGATTTAAGCTTTGAAGAGGACAAGTTCGATCCGCCAGAAGTGGACTAG
- the LOC118355799 gene encoding uncharacterized protein LOC118355799, translated as MRRTRSSRFVPQGLMGRYLRKSRGGGSEPPGCKHHQRPCPQGGKNSVDVTGLILPRRALGQAPLRSVTSLSGLTSAGGSPSPLSGVQASQTAHPLAVGELGFGNVGPAPRLLPPRHWLRGPGAGPSAQPPGWRQAPRAQFPGVGGGEAGASGRRLRGCSGQERPRPLPARSGLCLAFVESRFNISKGNENADGSFQINSHYWCNDDRSHSENICHEDCQDVLSLNLLSAISCAKKDCLWSRGYEELGSMEVALCRPATLLLDDRMFLGMRQDTGLP; from the exons ATGAGAAGAACCAGATCCTCCAGGTTTGTGCCTCAGGGGCTGATGGGCAGGTACCTGAGAAAGTCCCGAGGAGGAGGGAGCG AGCCCCCGGGCTGCAAGCACCACCAGCGCCCATGCCCTCAGGGAGGCAAAAATAGCGTAGACGTCACTGGTCTGATTTTACCA AGGCGGGCCTTGGGCCAAGCTCCTCTTAGGTCGGTGACCTCGCTTAGTGGCCTCACCTCTGCAGGCggatctccctctccccttagtGGAGTCCAAGCCTCCCAGACCGCTCACCCGCTGGCCGTTGGGGAACTCGGCTTCGGGAACGttggccccgccccgcggctccTCCCGCCCCGCCATTGGCtccgcgggccgggggcggggccgagcgccCAACCGCCGGGTTGGCGTCAGGCGCCTCGAGCGCAGTTTCCGGGCGTCGGTGGCGGAGAGGCCGGAGCGTCGGGTCGGAGGCTGAGAGGCTGCAGCGGCCAGGAGcgaccccgccccctccccgctcgCTCTG GGCTATGTCTGGCTTTTGTGGAAAGCAGATTCAACATATCGAAGGGAAATGAAAACGCAGACGGCAGCTTCCAGATCAACAGCCATTACTGGTGCAATGATGACAGGAGTCACTCAGAAAACATTTGCCACGAGGACTGTCAAG acGTACTGAGCCTCAATCTTCTCTCAGCCATCAGCTGTGCAAAAAAAGATTGTCTCTGGAGCAGGGGGTATGAAGAACTG GGTAGCATGGAGGTTGCACTGTGCAGGCCGGCCACTCTCCTACTGGATGACAGGATGTTTCTCGGGATGAGACAGGACACAGGGCTGCCGTAG